A window of the Citrus sinensis cultivar Valencia sweet orange chromosome 9, DVS_A1.0, whole genome shotgun sequence genome harbors these coding sequences:
- the LOC102612050 gene encoding glycosyltransferase BC10-like, protein MEVYLEVVLHKVLHQHLKKGKMVLQIHPRPRHISRPTWIVTLLSLACLFLVFSNIQKYNSGCNVFNTSSGCRSAFSEPAASEILREYEEIASRVVMKEILDPVRSKNPKVAFMFMTRGSLPFELLWDKFFNGHEGKFSVYVHVSKGKLICISPHFVNRDIRSAEVRWGKISMVDAERRLLANALKDPENQRFVLLSESCVPLYNFDYIYNYLIYSHLSFMDCFYDPGFAGNGRYSTGMLPEIEKKNFRKGSQWFAMKRQHAVITLADNLYYPKFRDVCLLNPERNRSYCVADEHYLPTLFNIIDPGGISNWSLTHVDWSEKKFHPKMYKASDVTSELIKNITSVDISEHVTSDNQKKRLIQPCLRNGIRRPCYLFARKFHPDTLENLLNIFSNFSTI, encoded by the exons ATGGAGGTTTACCTGGAAGTGGTTTTGCATAAAGTGCTTCATCAGCAtctgaaaaaaggaaaaatggtcTTGCAAATTCATCCTCGGCCTCGCCATATCTCTAGGCCAACATGGATTGTTACTTTACTTTCTTTGGCCTGCTTGTTTCtagttttttctaatattcaaaaataCAATTCTGGCTGCAACGTATTTAATACTTCCAGTGGTTGCAGAAGCGCTTTTTCTGAACCAGCTGCTTCTGAAATTCTGAGAGAATATGAAGAAATTGCATCCCGAGTTGTGATGAAGGAGATTTTAGATCCTGTTCGATCCAAGAATCCGAAAGTTGCCTTCATGTTTATGACTCGAGGTTCCTTGCCTTTCGAATTGCTCTGGGATAAATTTTTCAAC GGACACGAGGGAAAGTTCTCTGTGTACGTCCATGTATCTAAGGGAAAACTTATATGCATAAGCCCTCATTTTGTTAATCGCGATATACGCAGTGCCGAG GTGAGGTGGGGGAAAATTTCAATGGTTGATGCCGAAAGACGATTACTAGCAAATGCTCTTAAAGATCCTGAAAACCAACGTTTTGTGTTACTTTCAGAAag TTGTGTACCATTGTATAACTTTGACTATATCTACAACTACTTGATATATTCACATCTAAGTTTCATGGACTG CTTTTACGATCCAGGTTTCGCCGGAAACGGTAGGTATTCAACAGGCATGTTACccgaaattgaaaagaaaaattttagaaaggGATCACAG TGGTTCGCAATGAAGCGACAACATGCAGTGATAACATTGGCCGACAATCTTTACTACCCAAAATTCCGAGATGTTTGCTTG CTAAACCCTGAGCGCAATCGCAGTTATTGCGTTGCAGATGAACATTACTTGCCAACACTTTTCAAT ATTATTGATCCTGGCGGAATTTCTAATTGGTCCCTAACTCATGTCGATTGGTCTGAGAAAAAGTTTCATCCAAAAATGTACAAGGCTTCTGATGTTACCTCTGAACTTATAAAGAATATTACG TCTGTTGATATAAGTGAGCACGTAACAAGTGATAATCAG AAGAAAAGGCTAATTCAACCTTGCCTGCGGAATGGAATCAGACGACCGTGTTATTTATTTGCGAGAAAATTTCACCCGGACACTCTTGAAAACTTGTTAAACATTTTCTCCAATTTCTCAACAATTTGA